The Salvelinus sp. IW2-2015 unplaced genomic scaffold, ASM291031v2 Un_scaffold3183, whole genome shotgun sequence genome has a window encoding:
- the LOC112075469 gene encoding fibulin-2-like, translating to MACPPPVEQTLCQSALVLLLLSVSGSLGQKDCTGVDCPDLSNCIEERLEAGACCTTCVQTGCTCEGYQYYDCVHAGFKNGNVPEGQSYLVDFGSTECSCPEGGGRIGCHFMPCPDVPANCIEVSEPADGCVTCERIGCVHDNQKYEAGHSFHLVACEACHCPSDGGQLMCNPVPDCDPSNPGDPHKPMLATIQEGHPRRPTYPPIHPDLTQDTLRETERDRHAISPYNTQDKLRETERDKDIAISPYNTQDKLRETERQTCYTPYNTQDKLRRD from the exons ATGGCCTGTCCCCCACCAGTTGAACAGACATTATGTCAGAGTGCCCTTGTCCTCCTCCTGCTGAGTGTAAGTGGTAGCCTGGGCCAGAAGGACTGTACAGGTGTAGACTGCCCTGATCTGAGTAACTGTATTGAGGAGCGTCTGGAAGCTGGGGCTTGCTGTACTACCTGCGTTCAGACTGGTTGTACCTGCGAGGGCTACCAGTACTACGACTGTGTCCATGCCGGCTTTAAGAATGGTAATGTTCCCGAGGGGCAGTCCTACTTGGTGGACTTTGGGAGTACGGAGTGTTCGTGCCCGGAAGGCGGCGGCCGGATTGGCTGTCACTTCATGCCCTGTCCTGACGTCCCTGCCAACTGCATCGAGGTGTCTGAGCCGGCTGACGGCTGTGTCACCTGCGAACGTATCGGCTGTGTCCATGACAACCAGAAGTACGAGGCCGGACACTCCTTTCACCTTGTTGCCTGTGAG GCGTGCCACTGTCCGTCCGACGGAGGTCAGCTGATGTGCAACCCCGTCCCAGACTGTGATCCCAGCAACCCCGGTGACCCCCACAAACCCATGCTGGCCACCATACAGGAGGGTCACCCTAGACGCCCTACATATCCCCCTATCCATCCCGACCTCACACAGGacacactgagagagactgagagagacagacatgctaTATCCCCCTATAACACACAGGACaaactgagagagactgagagagacaaagacattgCTATATCCCCCTATAACACACAGGACaaactgagagagactgagagacagacatgCTATACCCCCTATAACACACAGGACAAACTgagaagagactga